In Elephas maximus indicus isolate mEleMax1 chromosome 7, mEleMax1 primary haplotype, whole genome shotgun sequence, the following proteins share a genomic window:
- the FTH1 gene encoding ferritin heavy chain, which produces MTTACTSQVRQNYHQDLEAAVNRQINLELYASYVYLSMSYYFDRDDVALKNFAKYFLHQSHEEREHAEKLMKLQNQRGGRIFLQDIKKPDYDDWDSGVNAMECALNLEKSVNQSLLELHKLATDKNDPHLCDFIETHYLHEQVKSIKELGDYITNLYKMGAPQSGLAEYLFDKHTLGDSAGES; this is translated from the exons ATGACGACCGCGTGCACCTCGCAGGTGCGCCAGAACTACCATCAGGACTTGGAGGCCGCCGTCAACCGCCAGATCAACCTGGAGCTCTACGCCTCCTACGTCTACCTGTCCATG TCTTACTACTTTGACCGCGATGATGTGGCTCTGAAGAACTTtgccaaatattttcttcacCAATCTCATGAGGAGAGGGAACATGCTGAGAAACTGATGAAGCTGCAGAACCAACGAGGTGGCCGAATCTTCCTTCAGGATATCAAG AAACCAGACTATGACGATTGGGACAGCGGGGTGAATGCAATGGAGTGTGCGTTAAACTTGGAAAAAAGTGTGAATCAGTCACTACTGGAACTGCACAAACTGGCCACGGATAAGAACGACCCCCAT TTGTGTGACTTCATTGAGACTCATTACCTACATGAGCAGGTGAAATCCATCAAAGAATTGGGTGACTACATAACCAATTTGTACAAGATGGGAGCCCCGCAATCTGGCCTGGCAGAGTATCTCTTTGACAAGCATACCCTGGGAGACAGTGCTGGAGAGAGCTAA
- the BEST1 gene encoding bestrophin-1 produces the protein MTVTYTSKVANAHLGSFSRLLLCWRGSIYKLLYGEFFIFLLCYYSIRLIYRLALTSEQQSLFEKLTLYCDNSIQLIPISFVLGFYVTLVVTRWWNQYESLPWPDRLMNLVSSVVEGKDEHGRMLRRTLIRYANLANVLILRSISAAVYKRFPSTQHLVQAGFMTPAEHKLLESLEGPHNKFWVPWVWFANLSVKAWKGGRIRDSVLLQSLLNEMNTLRSHCGQLYAYDWISVPLVYTQVVTVAVYSFFVACLIGRQFLEPAKAYPGHELDLFVPVFTFLQFFFYAGWLKVAEQLINPFGEDDDDFETNWIVDRSFQVSLLAVDEMHQNLPPLERDMYWNDRDPQPPYTAASAQSRRPSFFGSAYNISMDKEDMEFQPNHKSEEEEESGGPTGIISRFLRLQSHEHPTRTNSKTQLLSRRKESFSHKMGYAKRRYKDNRGSLMFPEGRQYHGDQEDSKAWKLKMDAFRSSPLYERSGYHSAPETPLNHTPMVFPPGSSAPSRLGSLTDIDATAKGQSLNPLIHGAKDSFELLPERAAASKEHPEVNYGRRKTVEFNLPDMPEAPEYPPSNVNTRFRDHGDPYCDLENRSVPGSLHSLVALPLPSPCPEPSLPPQC, from the exons GCTGGCCCTCACGAGTGAACAGCAGTCGCTGTTTGAGAAGCTGACTTTGTACTGCGACAACTCCATCCAACTCATCCCCATTTCATTCGTGCTGG GCTTCTACGTGACGCTGGTGGTGACTCGTTGGTGGAACCAGTACGAGAGCCTGCCGTGGCCCGACCGCCTCATGAACCTGGTGTCGAGCGTGGTCGAGGGCAAGGATGAGCACGGGCGGATGCTGCGACGCACGCTCATCCGTTACGCCAACCTGGCCAACGTGCTCATTCTGCGCAGCATCAGCGCCGCCGTCTACAAGCGCTTTCCCAGCACCCAGCACCTTGTGCAAGCAG GCTTTATGACCCCCGCGGAACACAAGCTCTTAGAAAGTCTCGAAGGGCCACACAACAAGTTCTGGGTGCCTTGGGTGTGGTTTGCCAACCTGTCAGTGAAGGCCTGGAAGGGAGGTCGCATCCGGGACTCAGTCCTGCTCCAGAGCCTGCTGAAT GAGATGAACACTTTGCGTTCTCATTGTGGACAGCTCTATGCCTATGACTGGATCAGTGTCCCACTGGTCTACACGCAG gTGGTGACAGTGGCTGTATACAGCTTCTTTGTGGCCTGCCTGATTGGGCGGCAATTTCTGGAACCAGCCAAGGCCTACCCAGGCCATGAGCTGGACCTCTTTGTACCAGTCTTCACATTCCTGCAGTTTTTCTTCTATGCTGGCTGGTTGAAG GTGGCTGAGCAGCTCATCAATCCATTTGGAGAGGACGACGATGACTTTGAGACCAACTGGATTGTTGATAGGAGCTTTCAG GTGTCCCTGTTGGCTGTGGACGAGATGCACCAGAATCTGCCCCCGCTGGAGCGGGACATGTACTGGAATGATCGGGATCCACAACCCCCCTACACAGCCGCTTCTGCCCAGTCCCGACGACCCTCCTTCTTTGGCTCCGCCTACAACATCAG CATGGATAAAGAAGATATGGAGTTTCAGCCGAATCACAAgagcgaggaggaggaggagagtggTGGGCCCACTGGCATCATCAGCCGCTTCCTACGTCTGCAGTCCCATGAACACCCCACCAGGACAAACTCAAAGACTCAACTACTATCACGCAGGAAGGAATCCTTTTCCCACAAGATGGGCTATGCTAAGCGCCGGTACAAGGACAACCGGGGGAGCCTGATGTTCCCGGAAGGCCGACAGTACCATGGGGACCAGGAGGACAGCAAGGCCTGGAAGCTGAAGATGGATGCTTTCAGGTCCAGTCCACTGTACGAACGGTCAGGCTACCACAGTGCTCCTGAGACTCCCCTCAACCACACCCCCATGGTCTTCCCACCAGGATCGTCAGCGCCGTCAAGACTTGGCAGCCTCACAGACATAGATGCCACTGCAAAAGGCCAGAGCCTAAATCCTCTGATTCACGGGGCCAAGGATAGTTTTGAATTGCTCCCCGAGAGAGCTGCAgcctccaaggagcacccggaaGTAAATTACGGGAGAAGGAAAACTGTTGAGTTTAACCTGCCGGATATGCCAGAGGCCCCTGAATATCCTCCCAGCAACGTGAACACTAGATTCAGAGATCACGGAGATCCCTACTGTGACTTGGAGAACAGGTCTGTCCCAGGGTCACTGCACTCCCTCGTGgccctccctctgccctcccctTGCCCCGAGCCTTCCCTTCCTCCACAATGTTGA